A stretch of Schistocerca americana isolate TAMUIC-IGC-003095 chromosome 3, iqSchAmer2.1, whole genome shotgun sequence DNA encodes these proteins:
- the LOC124605763 gene encoding beta-1 adrenergic receptor-like: MSAFTFCWLPFFVLALVRPFTDIPPSLSSLFLWLGYANSLFNPIIYATLNRDFRKPFQQILYFRCSSLNHMMREEFYHSQYGDPDHHQYYVINTAAAATGAGCSGGGGGGLGGGGIGGRPQSAASGAAPSLDYREDDERLSVAGDGPPQSAGGLVVDDDDDDDDDDEERDATTALADESFL, from the coding sequence ATGAGCGCCTTCACCTTCTGCTGGCTGCCCTTCTTCGTGCTGGCGCTGGTGCGGCCGTTCACCGACATCCCGCCCTCGCTGTCGTCGCTGTTCCTCTGGCTGGGATACGCCAACTCGCTGTTCAACCCCATCATCTACGCGACGCTGAACCGCGACTTCCGCAAGCCCTTCCAGCAGATCCTGTACTTCCGCTGCAGCTCACTCAACCACATGATGCGCGAGGAGTTCTACCACTCGCAGTACGGCGACCCGGACCACCACCAGTACTACGTCATCAACACGGCGGCGGCTGCCACGGGTGCCGGCTgcagcggcggcgggggcggcggtctCGGCGGGGGCGGCATCGGGGGCCGCCCGCAGTCGGCAGCGTCGGGGGCGGCGCCGTCGTTAGACTACCGCGAGGACGACGAGCGGCTGTCGGTGGCCGGAGACGGCCCGCCCCAGTCGGCAGGGGGCCtcgtcgtcgacgacgacgacgatgatgacgacgacgacgaggagcgCGACGCCACCACGGCGCTGGCCGACGAGTCTTTCCTGTGA